The following are encoded in a window of Ignicoccus islandicus DSM 13165 genomic DNA:
- a CDS encoding NAD(P)/FAD-dependent oxidoreductase: MKLAIVGAGFAGLLTAKRLSERGFKVDLFEEHDEVGVPEHCTGIVSRRAVELIGSEAKENVEGYVSEYFLSNSDFHGIWLKGPKDFTVKLRRRDLERDLLESSLANGVSFIKKTVFRVDPKGKVDERVYERVFVAEGWRAELSKGLGIAHRSRTVYGLNLEVKGRTAYPGTSFIIFDRTLAPGFFAWIVMLEGKAVVGTASEPKKANVMELARKVLEIARERGLVEGEVVKTYGGVILTGPPSLAPCNSKVCAIGDAAGLNKPLTGGGLYPTSVVARELPLRIENPIRAYFPLVPRLYAETPIARFLHKAPQRFYANFFSKVDGEEVSVSEYDNHLKTLLEMKSKSLVFLLKAVSALI; this comes from the coding sequence TTGAAATTAGCAATCGTGGGCGCTGGATTCGCAGGCCTCTTAACAGCAAAGAGGCTATCGGAAAGGGGCTTCAAGGTAGATCTGTTCGAGGAGCACGATGAAGTAGGAGTTCCGGAACATTGCACCGGCATAGTTTCGAGGAGGGCAGTAGAACTAATAGGAAGCGAAGCCAAGGAGAACGTCGAAGGGTATGTAAGCGAATATTTTCTTTCCAATTCCGATTTCCATGGCATTTGGCTCAAGGGACCGAAGGACTTCACTGTAAAGCTTAGGAGAAGGGACCTCGAGAGGGACTTGCTGGAAAGCTCGTTGGCAAACGGAGTTTCGTTTATAAAGAAGACGGTGTTTAGAGTCGATCCCAAAGGAAAGGTTGATGAAAGAGTTTACGAGAGGGTCTTCGTTGCGGAAGGTTGGAGAGCGGAGCTCTCTAAGGGGCTCGGAATAGCCCATAGGTCGAGAACTGTTTACGGACTGAACTTGGAAGTAAAGGGGAGAACGGCGTATCCAGGGACTTCATTCATAATTTTCGATAGGACTCTCGCTCCAGGTTTCTTCGCGTGGATCGTTATGCTAGAAGGGAAAGCGGTGGTTGGAACGGCTTCAGAACCCAAGAAGGCCAATGTAATGGAGTTAGCTAGAAAGGTACTGGAAATAGCGCGCGAAAGGGGGCTGGTTGAAGGCGAGGTCGTTAAGACGTACGGTGGAGTGATACTAACTGGTCCGCCATCGCTCGCCCCTTGCAACTCCAAGGTATGCGCCATAGGGGACGCCGCTGGTTTGAACAAACCCTTAACGGGCGGAGGCTTGTATCCAACGTCAGTCGTAGCTAGAGAGCTGCCCCTTAGAATAGAGAACCCGATAAGAGCTTACTTCCCGTTAGTACCTAGGCTTTACGCTGAAACCCCTATTGCTAGGTTCCTCCATAAGGCTCCCCAAAGGTTCTACGCGAATTTCTTTTCGAAAGTTGATGGCGAGGAAGTGAGCGTATCTGAATACGACAATCACCTAAAGACGTTATTAGAAATGAAGTCCAAATCTTTAGTTTTCCTCCTCAAGGCCGTCTCAGCGTTAATTTAG
- a CDS encoding rhomboid family intramembrane serine protease translates to MIPVGDINPIRKKPLVNTIIIALNVLVFAVLELPLILANDALGLNRLIKSYGMVPYFVVKGSHLYTLFTHMWLHASIDHIVGNMLFLAIFGDNVESILGRWKYFLLYIVSGLVAVAFHLASIALFPNSTLNPYLSQNPWLTPAVGASGAISGVLAAYFLFYPRALVKVIAFVPFPFLFLVPAEYFLGFWFLYQLIEGTWSLFGVPSGVAWWAHVGGFVAGISLAYFLVDPKEVEIHRRLARYSIIMGRAF, encoded by the coding sequence TTGATTCCAGTTGGCGATATCAATCCAATAAGAAAGAAGCCGTTGGTAAACACCATTATAATAGCGCTAAACGTACTGGTTTTCGCTGTATTAGAACTGCCTTTGATATTGGCGAACGACGCGCTAGGGTTGAACAGGCTCATTAAGAGTTACGGTATGGTACCTTACTTCGTAGTTAAGGGAAGTCATTTATATACATTGTTTACTCATATGTGGCTCCACGCTAGCATAGATCACATCGTCGGAAACATGCTGTTCTTAGCGATCTTCGGAGATAACGTCGAATCGATACTAGGAAGGTGGAAGTACTTCCTACTGTACATAGTTTCCGGCCTCGTGGCGGTAGCCTTCCACTTGGCCTCAATAGCGCTGTTTCCTAATAGTACGCTTAATCCATACTTGAGCCAGAACCCATGGCTAACCCCGGCCGTAGGCGCCTCTGGAGCGATAAGCGGCGTTCTAGCAGCGTACTTCCTATTTTATCCAAGGGCATTGGTGAAGGTAATAGCATTCGTCCCGTTTCCGTTCCTCTTCCTAGTGCCAGCGGAGTACTTCTTAGGGTTCTGGTTCCTATATCAATTAATAGAAGGAACGTGGAGTCTCTTCGGTGTCCCTAGCGGAGTAGCGTGGTGGGCGCACGTAGGTGGATTCGTGGCTGGAATTAGCTTGGCCTACTTCCTAGTTGACCCGAAGGAAGTGGAGATACATAGGAGGTTAGCTAGGTATAGCATAATAATGGGCAGAGCGTTCTAA
- the aspS gene encoding aspartate--tRNA(Asn) ligase → MKTKYREFKISEITPEMEGKEVKIAGWVHSVRRVGKIAFLVLRDYTGLIQVTFRVPKDASDEEKERMKELVKKVTQIPLESVVAVKGVVRRDPRAPRGVEIAGKEIEILNEAKSPLPLDVSGKVDAHIDTRLSNRPIDLRRPESQAVLRLVSIATKAIRSYLYTLDFTEVFTPKIIASGTEGGAQMVPVFYFGKNAFLAQSPQLYKELLTSSLEYVFEIAPAWRHEESDTPYHLAEFISVDIEMAFADYEDVMKVLENVVKNVRDAFVREGSKWLEVLNYQPPEVNLPIPRISYKEAWEILKAEGIEIEPGEDFGTPELRKLSEVLEKEGKTSGGFYFIVEWPADARPFYTKRGRKEEIGGKEIYLSESFDLNWKHLEISSGSTRIHKRAELEEEMKARGLNPQSFEWYLKWFDYGMPPHAGWGMGLQRLMVPLTGIPNVRLAASFPRDMKRLVP, encoded by the coding sequence TTGAAGACCAAATATAGGGAATTTAAAATATCAGAAATAACCCCCGAGATGGAAGGGAAGGAAGTAAAGATAGCTGGATGGGTACACTCCGTTAGGAGAGTAGGGAAGATCGCCTTCTTAGTCTTGAGGGACTACACTGGCTTAATTCAAGTGACTTTCCGAGTTCCGAAGGACGCAAGCGACGAAGAGAAGGAGAGGATGAAGGAACTAGTGAAGAAGGTAACTCAGATCCCGCTAGAAAGCGTCGTTGCAGTCAAGGGCGTTGTTAGGAGGGATCCAAGGGCGCCTAGAGGAGTTGAGATAGCCGGTAAGGAAATAGAGATATTGAACGAAGCTAAGAGCCCCTTGCCGCTCGATGTCAGCGGTAAAGTAGATGCCCACATAGATACGAGGCTCTCCAATAGACCCATAGACCTAAGGAGACCGGAGAGTCAAGCAGTATTAAGATTGGTGTCCATTGCAACGAAAGCTATAAGGAGCTACCTCTATACCTTAGACTTCACCGAAGTATTCACGCCGAAGATAATTGCCTCAGGCACTGAAGGAGGAGCTCAAATGGTTCCCGTCTTCTATTTCGGAAAGAACGCCTTCTTGGCTCAAAGTCCCCAGTTGTACAAGGAGCTTCTCACTTCGAGCTTAGAGTACGTCTTCGAAATTGCTCCGGCTTGGAGGCACGAGGAAAGCGATACTCCTTACCACTTAGCGGAGTTCATTTCAGTTGACATTGAAATGGCCTTCGCCGATTACGAAGACGTAATGAAGGTTCTTGAGAACGTAGTGAAAAACGTTAGAGATGCGTTCGTGCGCGAGGGTTCGAAGTGGTTGGAGGTATTGAACTACCAACCCCCTGAGGTAAACTTGCCTATACCTAGAATTTCCTATAAGGAAGCATGGGAAATATTGAAGGCAGAGGGAATTGAGATTGAACCGGGAGAGGACTTCGGTACGCCCGAACTAAGGAAGCTAAGCGAGGTCTTGGAAAAGGAAGGTAAGACTTCCGGTGGATTCTACTTTATAGTAGAGTGGCCTGCGGACGCGAGACCATTCTATACAAAGAGGGGACGCAAGGAAGAGATAGGAGGAAAGGAGATCTACTTGAGCGAGAGCTTCGACTTGAACTGGAAGCACTTGGAAATCTCCAGTGGGAGCACGAGAATTCACAAGAGGGCTGAACTAGAAGAAGAGATGAAAGCTAGGGGACTCAATCCTCAGAGCTTCGAGTGGTATCTCAAGTGGTTCGATTACGGCATGCCTCCTCACGCCGGCTGGGGCATGGGGCTTCAGAGGCTAATGGTGCCGTTAACTGGAATACCTAACGTGAGACTGGCAGCGAGCTTCCCAAGGGACATGAAGCGGTTGGTACCCTAA
- a CDS encoding ammonium transporter — protein MDGINAGNTAWLLSASSMVLFMSVPGLALFYGGLVRSRNVLSTMLHVFSAFSIGLITWILFGFSIAFGSDLAGFIGNPVQYFALLPQLIQKTWPGTDVPFLLFAGFQGMFAAIAIAIIASAIAERGKLEAWLAFSFLWVLLVYSVIAHWVWGGGWLSSMDSLDFAGGLVVHISSGFSALVLSFVIGKRKFVKKVELIPHNIPLVLIGTGILWFGWLGFNAGSALAANLDAANAWLVTAVAAAAGGLAWTYLDRMENGIVSTVGFASGVVAGLVAITPAAGYVDVLGAIAIGALASVVSYNMVKFRIAKGWDETLDAWAVHGMSGVWGAVATGLFANPLVAGKSGLFFGNPFQLVIQVIGVIASVVYSIAVTYVIAILIEKTIGWRVPEEAEKLGLDLTELNEEAYNI, from the coding sequence TTGGATGGTATAAATGCCGGAAATACCGCTTGGTTACTGAGCGCGTCTTCCATGGTACTCTTCATGAGCGTACCCGGCTTAGCGTTGTTCTATGGAGGTCTAGTAAGAAGTAGGAACGTCCTATCTACCATGCTTCACGTGTTCTCGGCGTTCTCTATAGGCTTAATTACATGGATCTTGTTCGGTTTCAGTATTGCATTTGGGAGCGATTTAGCTGGATTTATAGGCAATCCTGTGCAGTACTTCGCGCTCTTACCGCAACTTATCCAAAAAACGTGGCCCGGAACGGACGTCCCGTTCCTACTATTCGCAGGATTTCAAGGAATGTTCGCGGCTATAGCAATAGCGATCATCGCTTCAGCCATTGCTGAGAGAGGTAAACTGGAGGCGTGGCTCGCCTTCAGTTTCCTTTGGGTCTTACTAGTTTACAGCGTAATAGCCCACTGGGTATGGGGAGGCGGCTGGCTCTCATCAATGGACTCCTTGGACTTCGCGGGAGGACTAGTAGTTCACATAAGCTCCGGATTCTCTGCTCTCGTGTTGAGCTTCGTAATTGGTAAAAGGAAATTCGTTAAGAAGGTCGAGTTAATACCTCACAACATCCCTCTGGTACTAATAGGTACGGGAATACTGTGGTTCGGATGGCTAGGCTTCAACGCCGGTAGCGCCTTAGCTGCCAACTTAGACGCCGCTAACGCGTGGCTGGTTACTGCAGTCGCTGCAGCTGCTGGAGGATTAGCTTGGACATACCTAGATAGGATGGAGAACGGTATAGTGAGCACCGTGGGCTTCGCTTCCGGAGTAGTGGCCGGATTGGTCGCCATAACGCCAGCAGCCGGTTACGTGGACGTATTGGGAGCTATTGCAATTGGCGCTTTAGCTTCAGTAGTTAGTTACAACATGGTTAAGTTCAGAATAGCTAAAGGATGGGACGAAACGTTAGACGCGTGGGCAGTTCACGGCATGAGCGGTGTGTGGGGAGCTGTAGCTACTGGTCTCTTCGCCAATCCATTAGTAGCTGGGAAATCAGGGCTCTTCTTCGGAAACCCGTTTCAATTGGTTATACAAGTAATAGGTGTAATTGCGAGCGTAGTTTACTCGATAGCAGTGACTTACGTCATTGCAATCTTAATAGAGAAGACTATAGGCTGGAGGGTTCCGGAGGAGGCAGAGAAGCTAGGTTTGGATCTAACCGAATTGAATGAAGAGGCATATAATATATAA
- a CDS encoding P-II family nitrogen regulator has translation MTKLVIAFIRPEKLDDVKEELEKVGIYPMTIIEVKGRGSQKGVTLSYRGVPVTIEFIPKLQLELILEDDEVEKAIKAITKGAYTGSPGDGRIVVLPVEANVRIREYYEKIKD, from the coding sequence ATGACTAAGTTAGTTATAGCCTTCATAAGACCCGAAAAGCTCGATGACGTAAAGGAGGAATTAGAGAAGGTCGGGATATACCCAATGACTATCATTGAAGTAAAGGGTAGAGGTAGTCAAAAGGGAGTTACGCTAAGCTACAGGGGCGTACCGGTAACAATAGAATTCATTCCGAAGCTGCAATTAGAGCTCATATTGGAGGACGATGAAGTTGAGAAGGCGATAAAGGCCATTACTAAAGGGGCTTACACCGGGAGCCCCGGCGATGGGAGGATAGTTGTGTTGCCCGTGGAAGCGAACGTGAGAATAAGGGAGTACTACGAAAAGATTAAGGACTAA
- a CDS encoding acetate--CoA ligase family protein — MLLRPSESLKIAEELGIPVPEWSKDPSIGAPAYVKADVPLPHKTEAKAVTFAESEEELKRAFDLLKERYGEVIVQRAVKGDLELLVSSKLDEVFGRVAVIAMGGIYASLIREAIVTKCPVCEELVRLKLANSKIGQVMRYRKKLNEECVVDVIKKLCLTDAKTFEVNPLIVSEENCWAVDVKVWI; from the coding sequence GTGCTATTGAGACCCTCGGAATCATTGAAGATCGCGGAAGAGCTAGGTATACCGGTCCCCGAATGGAGCAAAGACCCCTCCATTGGGGCTCCAGCTTACGTCAAGGCCGACGTACCTCTACCTCACAAGACGGAGGCGAAGGCGGTTACGTTCGCGGAAAGCGAGGAAGAGCTCAAGAGGGCCTTCGACCTCCTGAAGGAAAGGTACGGCGAGGTTATAGTTCAAAGAGCCGTTAAAGGCGACTTGGAGCTGTTGGTCTCAAGCAAACTAGACGAGGTGTTCGGAAGGGTCGCAGTAATTGCAATGGGTGGGATATACGCTAGCCTTATCAGAGAGGCAATAGTAACTAAGTGCCCTGTATGCGAGGAACTGGTCCGGTTGAAGCTTGCAAACTCTAAGATAGGGCAAGTAATGAGGTACAGGAAGAAGTTAAACGAGGAATGCGTAGTCGACGTTATTAAGAAGTTATGCTTAACTGACGCGAAAACTTTCGAGGTAAACCCTCTTATTGTATCTGAGGAAAATTGCTGGGCCGTTGACGTTAAGGTATGGATTTAG
- a CDS encoding acetate--CoA ligase family protein, translating into MKEFFEPSSIAVVGATPKVPKPGYVILTNLKRSFKGRLYAVNPKYEKVLGVPCYKSLREIPDNVDLAVVVVPTHAVEKVVDDAIAKGVKAVIIITAGFSEVGNKELEKRVTSKLRANGIRVIGPNCLGVYYGRTGVDTFFFREPGTPRPPLSDTAIISQSGALAASILDWASVEGIGIGAAVSLGNKADVNEVEVMEYLASKEFNKFLLYVEGLRAGEGEEFLATLAELSSIGKRIGIYKGGRTKASERAVSSHTASVAGDYKVYRDLVSEYGAIALEDFTEVVSFLSAFQYSPPLRGTRALVVTDAGGVGVMLADALPLDLPRPVSVELESKLPDYVKLNNPMDVGGDADDERYRLVLEYLAPKYDLVIVVALMESPATTLYLADIVKESMEATGKPHLLLSFGGVMSNALEKRARELGIPFSKSVDEAVAFSRLLLKEMTSRKLLEVRTKCY; encoded by the coding sequence TTGAAGGAGTTCTTCGAACCCTCCTCAATTGCCGTGGTGGGCGCTACACCTAAAGTCCCGAAACCTGGATACGTCATACTTACCAACTTAAAGCGTTCATTCAAGGGAAGGCTCTACGCAGTAAACCCTAAATATGAGAAAGTACTGGGAGTGCCTTGCTATAAATCTCTTAGAGAAATACCGGACAACGTGGACTTAGCTGTAGTCGTCGTTCCAACCCACGCAGTTGAGAAAGTAGTTGATGACGCAATAGCCAAAGGCGTAAAGGCAGTAATTATTATCACCGCAGGGTTCTCTGAGGTAGGTAACAAAGAGCTCGAGAAAAGAGTAACCTCTAAACTCAGGGCTAACGGAATAAGGGTAATTGGCCCCAACTGCTTAGGGGTGTACTACGGAAGGACCGGCGTAGATACGTTCTTCTTTAGGGAACCCGGCACTCCAAGGCCTCCGCTCTCCGATACAGCGATAATAAGCCAGAGCGGGGCTCTGGCAGCTTCCATACTGGATTGGGCATCGGTAGAGGGCATAGGAATCGGTGCGGCGGTTAGCTTAGGCAATAAGGCCGACGTTAACGAGGTTGAGGTAATGGAATATTTGGCCTCTAAGGAATTCAATAAGTTCTTACTCTATGTCGAAGGTCTAAGAGCTGGCGAAGGAGAGGAGTTCCTAGCGACCTTGGCTGAGCTTAGCTCCATTGGGAAGAGGATAGGGATTTACAAGGGCGGTAGAACGAAGGCCTCTGAGAGGGCGGTCTCCTCCCACACTGCTTCCGTTGCGGGCGATTACAAAGTGTACAGAGACCTAGTTTCGGAGTACGGCGCAATAGCTTTAGAGGACTTCACTGAGGTAGTTTCGTTCCTCTCCGCGTTCCAATACTCGCCCCCGCTTAGAGGAACGAGAGCATTGGTGGTCACCGATGCCGGCGGCGTAGGGGTTATGTTAGCCGACGCGCTTCCTTTGGATCTCCCGAGGCCCGTTAGCGTGGAACTAGAAAGCAAACTTCCGGATTACGTTAAGCTGAACAACCCTATGGACGTTGGGGGAGACGCCGATGACGAGAGGTATAGGTTGGTACTGGAGTACTTGGCACCTAAGTACGACTTAGTAATAGTGGTAGCGCTAATGGAATCGCCAGCAACTACTCTCTATTTAGCCGATATAGTTAAAGAGAGCATGGAAGCTACTGGCAAACCTCACTTGCTGCTTTCGTTCGGTGGTGTAATGAGTAATGCCTTGGAAAAGAGGGCCAGGGAATTAGGGATACCCTTCTCTAAGAGCGTCGACGAAGCCGTAGCTTTCTCTAGGTTACTACTAAAGGAAATGACCTCGAGGAAACTATTGGAGGTGAGGACTAAGTGCTATTGA
- a CDS encoding MazG nucleotide pyrophosphohydrolase domain-containing protein — protein MCDLRELERVIEERYFEQDWNRGVSWTFLWFIEEIGELSEAILKKKREKIEEEMADVLAWLLSIANVLGIDLCEAFRKKYLKRTNT, from the coding sequence TTGTGCGACTTAAGGGAGCTGGAGAGGGTAATTGAGGAGAGGTATTTCGAACAAGATTGGAATAGAGGCGTTAGTTGGACCTTCTTGTGGTTTATCGAAGAGATAGGTGAGCTCAGTGAGGCCATCTTGAAGAAGAAGAGGGAGAAAATAGAGGAGGAAATGGCAGACGTATTGGCCTGGTTGCTATCGATCGCCAACGTCTTAGGGATAGACTTATGTGAGGCGTTTCGAAAGAAGTACCTAAAGCGAACCAATACGTGA
- the dph5 gene encoding diphthine synthase, producing MRFALVGAGLTCKQLTPEALEVIRTYEEVYADLYTSIYEGGLLECLRRHRTDVKPAYRSDLESDFLSDKRDVALVVAGDPLAATTHSSLLLDALERGYEAKVVPGISALQVARTKSGLSQYRFGRVVTMMYPREGINFSESVYLAIKDNDELNLHTIVLLETGYDRSMKVSEAARLLLEESERKGDSTMKDRMVIAMARLCWESEEIRLVTLEEAAKLDLGEPPHLMVFPSPKLHPIEEELIRKWFR from the coding sequence TTGAGGTTCGCTTTGGTAGGCGCTGGACTGACTTGCAAGCAATTGACGCCCGAAGCGTTAGAGGTTATACGAACGTACGAGGAAGTTTACGCCGATTTGTATACTAGCATCTACGAAGGGGGTCTCTTGGAATGCTTGAGAAGGCATCGAACCGACGTCAAACCAGCTTACAGGAGCGACTTGGAAAGCGATTTCTTAAGCGACAAACGCGACGTCGCCTTGGTCGTGGCTGGAGATCCACTCGCTGCTACCACCCACTCGAGCTTACTGCTAGACGCATTGGAAAGGGGCTACGAAGCGAAGGTAGTGCCCGGTATTTCCGCGCTCCAAGTTGCCAGAACCAAGAGCGGGCTTTCCCAATATAGGTTCGGTAGAGTTGTTACAATGATGTACCCTAGAGAGGGAATAAATTTCAGCGAGTCGGTTTACTTAGCAATTAAGGACAACGACGAACTCAACTTGCATACTATAGTACTTCTAGAGACTGGTTACGATAGGTCCATGAAAGTATCTGAGGCAGCGAGGCTCCTCTTAGAAGAGTCAGAGAGGAAGGGCGATTCTACAATGAAAGATAGGATGGTAATAGCTATGGCTAGACTCTGTTGGGAGAGCGAAGAGATAAGGTTAGTTACCTTGGAGGAGGCCGCGAAGTTGGACTTAGGCGAACCACCTCATCTAATGGTGTTCCCCTCACCTAAGTTACATCCAATAGAAGAAGAGCTAATTAGAAAATGGTTTAGGTAA
- a CDS encoding ribbon-helix-helix domain-containing protein — MRLVTVKMPEAYVEAIDELVKKGRFTSRSEAIRVAIRELLRREMWIRELPPDEEEEEDVIDEF; from the coding sequence GTGAGGTTGGTAACTGTTAAGATGCCCGAAGCTTACGTGGAAGCGATAGACGAATTAGTAAAGAAGGGTAGGTTCACCTCTAGAAGCGAGGCAATAAGGGTCGCAATTAGAGAGTTACTGAGAAGGGAGATGTGGATAAGGGAGCTCCCGCCAGACGAGGAAGAGGAGGAAGACGTCATCGACGAGTTCTGA
- a CDS encoding pyrroline-5-carboxylate reductase family protein codes for MKICLVGFGRLGSAIGKRLKRFYEMKVSTLPPTDELARKEGLEVVDLKTCINFGDVVIVSVEPSAMDSVLSQMEGLEKPLISTAALYGLKEIRRKVKCGYRTMPSVTVEIGKSPVLVSERGGCNDEAVEEILSKLGKPIWVKEEVLDAALPVVGSGPAIHSLYYNSLVEALVYAGVDRKLAEEMVKESVIGTMEFLKKYDPLEVRARVETPGGITVKMTVELEKEGVFGSLSKIVGETGRELRTRR; via the coding sequence TTGAAGATATGTTTAGTCGGCTTCGGTAGACTAGGTTCCGCCATTGGGAAGAGGCTTAAACGCTTTTACGAAATGAAGGTCTCCACCTTACCTCCCACGGACGAGTTGGCCAGAAAGGAGGGCCTGGAAGTAGTTGATTTGAAGACGTGCATTAATTTCGGTGACGTGGTAATAGTTTCAGTGGAACCTTCGGCGATGGACTCCGTCTTGAGTCAAATGGAGGGACTTGAGAAACCGCTCATATCTACAGCCGCGCTCTACGGATTGAAGGAAATTAGGAGGAAGGTAAAGTGTGGTTACAGAACTATGCCTTCAGTTACAGTGGAAATAGGAAAGTCGCCGGTACTCGTTAGCGAAAGGGGCGGTTGTAACGACGAAGCAGTTGAAGAGATTCTAAGTAAGCTCGGGAAGCCCATATGGGTCAAGGAAGAGGTATTAGACGCTGCCCTCCCGGTAGTCGGATCAGGACCTGCTATTCACTCGCTCTACTATAACTCCCTAGTTGAGGCATTGGTCTACGCGGGCGTAGACAGGAAGCTAGCGGAGGAAATGGTCAAGGAATCAGTAATTGGAACTATGGAGTTCTTAAAGAAGTACGATCCGCTTGAAGTGAGGGCAAGGGTCGAAACGCCCGGTGGCATTACCGTTAAGATGACCGTGGAGTTAGAGAAAGAAGGCGTTTTCGGGTCTTTATCGAAAATTGTAGGGGAAACTGGGAGGGAACTCAGAACTCGTCGATGA
- a CDS encoding DNA-directed RNA polymerase subunit K, producing MEGEYYKLISLGPPKLTKFERAAIIGVRALQLSIGAPPLIDVSNIENKDPINIAREELKRGLLPITIRRRTMGGKEQRIPIDWLLKAQKEVYGDLPELM from the coding sequence TTGGAAGGGGAGTATTACAAGCTAATTTCCCTCGGACCCCCTAAGTTAACTAAGTTCGAAAGGGCCGCTATAATAGGCGTTAGGGCACTCCAACTCTCAATCGGCGCACCGCCCTTAATAGATGTCTCGAATATAGAAAATAAAGATCCAATTAACATAGCCAGGGAAGAGCTGAAGAGAGGACTATTACCGATAACAATTAGAAGGAGAACTATGGGAGGAAAGGAACAGAGGATACCAATTGACTGGCTTCTCAAAGCACAGAAAGAAGTATACGGAGACCTACCCGAGCTCATGTGA
- a CDS encoding signal peptidase I, with amino-acid sequence MARDAKKEAIEWGKAIVEAVVILTVLKFLFNTEIPIAAVASGSMLPTLERGDLVIVIGSKPENIKVGDIIVYHSCQGPYIIHRVIKVVKEGSTYYFVTKGDNNPGTDWWLDQFVDCKNGTPLPGVPQGRVAGKVLELFGHPIKIPYLGYVALIAFPFLWWVPR; translated from the coding sequence TTGGCGAGAGACGCGAAGAAGGAAGCAATTGAATGGGGTAAGGCAATAGTAGAGGCTGTAGTAATACTGACCGTTCTGAAGTTCTTATTTAACACAGAGATACCTATTGCAGCCGTCGCTTCCGGTTCCATGTTACCTACTTTAGAGAGAGGCGATCTGGTAATAGTAATAGGCTCGAAGCCTGAGAACATTAAGGTCGGAGACATTATAGTTTACCACTCTTGTCAAGGACCGTACATTATTCACAGAGTTATAAAGGTAGTAAAGGAAGGCAGTACTTACTACTTCGTTACGAAAGGAGATAACAATCCCGGAACTGACTGGTGGCTAGATCAGTTCGTCGATTGCAAGAACGGGACGCCTCTCCCCGGGGTACCTCAAGGAAGGGTCGCTGGTAAGGTATTGGAGCTCTTCGGTCACCCAATAAAGATACCTTACTTGGGATACGTCGCTCTAATAGCGTTCCCGTTCCTCTGGTGGGTTCCTCGTTAA
- a CDS encoding SDR family oxidoreductase, translated as MRILVLGGAGLTGSKVVSEASRKGYEVYATYRNTPPPPSSKAVWIRTDVDEPESIRKLLDEVKPDAVIDMHAFNKVDDCEDVGKEQCWKTNAVSPGLWAKECSRRGVKYLTVSTDFVFDGENPPYSEDSIPRPLSQYAVSKLVGEQRALLEGAIVLRTAVVYDADKRSKFPGWVIRNVMEGKRIGVFVDQWNNPTLARDLAHASILAIEELKGPILLHAVGRECASRYSFAMEIVRVLGLDEDLLEATCSCRVNQKAKRPHKACLKTTKIEDVLGFVPRGYREALRDVSSELKEVWMS; from the coding sequence TTGAGGATCCTCGTTCTCGGGGGTGCCGGCTTAACTGGCTCGAAAGTAGTAAGCGAGGCTTCGAGGAAGGGATACGAGGTATACGCTACCTATAGGAACACGCCTCCACCTCCCTCTTCGAAAGCCGTTTGGATAAGGACGGACGTCGACGAACCCGAATCTATAAGGAAGCTCTTGGACGAAGTTAAGCCAGATGCCGTAATAGATATGCACGCTTTCAATAAAGTCGATGATTGCGAAGACGTTGGAAAAGAACAATGTTGGAAAACCAATGCCGTTTCCCCGGGTCTCTGGGCCAAGGAGTGTTCGAGGAGGGGCGTGAAGTACTTAACTGTAAGTACAGACTTTGTGTTCGATGGAGAGAATCCGCCTTATTCAGAGGATTCAATTCCTAGACCGCTCTCCCAATACGCAGTTAGTAAGCTCGTAGGCGAACAAAGGGCCCTCTTGGAGGGAGCTATAGTGTTGAGAACTGCTGTAGTTTACGACGCAGACAAGAGAAGTAAGTTCCCGGGATGGGTTATAAGGAACGTAATGGAAGGTAAGAGAATAGGCGTCTTCGTCGATCAGTGGAACAATCCAACGCTGGCTAGGGACTTGGCTCACGCCTCTATTCTAGCTATAGAGGAACTTAAGGGACCTATTCTACTTCACGCCGTTGGAAGGGAGTGCGCAAGCAGATACTCGTTCGCTATGGAAATAGTGAGGGTCCTAGGTTTAGACGAGGACCTATTGGAAGCGACGTGTTCGTGTAGGGTTAATCAGAAGGCTAAGAGGCCACATAAGGCGTGTTTAAAGACTACGAAAATAGAAGACGTGTTAGGTTTCGTACCAAGGGGGTATAGGGAGGCTCTGAGGGACGTAAGTTCAGAGCTCAAAGAGGTCTGGATGAGTTAG